One genomic region from Magallana gigas chromosome 3, xbMagGiga1.1, whole genome shotgun sequence encodes:
- the LOC105345610 gene encoding ATM interactor, which yields MGDHQQTGAIMIRPTISELENDRSRYECPVPSCNVVLKGLGFFPSHLKKVHNVLITEGVNLKDNNGSKVTLLCFCPMSTCKYGGPQISDRCFTSLKLLRQHFMKVHAEKKYKCEKCGLSFGLDRDRRLHQGRCGQIYQCTDCEAKYTTIEAVQTHCYRKGHTPPERPPKIVEEKINAKPSIESSGHQGTTIGTQTTSMPVILVEVTPQTPVEREVLTKSLSLKPLLPKPSVKLIVPQKIAPILNVPLCPNSQIETAVPEVAPAMETGASQGGSVLCEFVSEGIQASIGDKSLDAGEELPSLLEKSWSSTGIQTAISIKPQQKKQSGTVAQTQTGDMILKKAMACADIPIQMESVGTQMTPQVKGPSWKRRKCTTETQTHSEGASKQKRRRKSLFSEPKTDSVSQTSDPSTSKIDSMCQVDNFRHVSLMDISKSSTTQAAQTDIFLRIDSMSQTKEDGGAQLSKSIANENGQNTKGTSKEGAEMRSSSKSVQFKTRITAPGEGPFSDSDTGPILSVTEHQEQGEERTDSIVASFSKKHDTLVPKSSQISHASDTLDLNASSGSKLHDMGIQTFEADFGRFLLSQCENLDRPRQMESQVQTQSSATDMDVLFQMSNRETRSTEMSTDTQTQTVHMDNIETWANNMETQTSIDPDFNSFTFNDIETQTLPDLSLDSAEESSFMNDFSLTSIQTQTMEDDLYQSLSTQTDSFMDMFDFSLTSIHTQTTGQSDHASTQTNQPCVEVNEMGVGSDFSDVIYSSNTETQTADLSLSNTHTQTTWDDLDNLLREFQK from the exons ATGGGGGACCACCAGCAAACCGGAGCAATAATGATAAGACCCACCATATCTGAGTTAGAGAATGACAGATCGAGATACGAATGCCCTGTACCGTCTTGCAATGTGGTTTTGAAAGGCCTTGGATTTTTCCCTTcgcatttaaaaaaagttcacaATGTGTTGATTACGGAG GGTGTAAACCTAAAAGACAACAATGGAAGCAAAGTTACCTTGTTATGTTTTTGTCCAATGTCCACCTGTAAATATGGGGGTCCACAAATTTCTGACAGATGTTTCACTAGCCTTAAACTCCTACGACAG CATTTTATGAAAGTCCATGCTGAGAAGAAGTACAAATGTGAGAAGTGTGGTCTGAGTTTTGGTCTGGATCGAGATAGGAGGCTTCACCAGGGACGATGTGGACAAATCTACCAGTGCACAGACTGCGAGGCCAAGTATACAACCATCGAAGCCGTGCAGACCCATTGCTACAGGAAGGGCCACACACCTCCAGAGAGACCTCCCAAGAT aGTTGAGGAAAAAATAAATGCCAAGCCTTCTATAGAATCTTCTGGACACCAAGGTACAACAATCGGAACACAAACTACATCAATGCCTGTAATTCTAGTGGAAGTCACCCCACAGACTCCTGTGGAAAGAGAGGTACTGACCAAATCTCTGTCCCTGAAGCCACTCTTGCCAAAGCCCAGTGTCAAACTGATAGTTCCGCAAAAGATTGCCCCTATCCTTAATGTTCCTTTGTGTCCAAATTCTCAAATAGAAACAGCAGTCCCAGAGGTTGCTCCAGCAATGGAGACTGGCGCATCACAAGGCGGTTCTGTTTTGTGTGAATTTGTTTCAGAGGGTATCCAGGCCTCTATTGGAGACAAGAGTTTAGACGCTGGCGAAGAATTGCCATCCCTACTGGAAAAATCTTGGTCATCGACCGGTATTCAAACCGCTATCAGCATAAAGCCACAGCAGAAGAAACAGTCTGGTACTGTTGCTCAGACCCAAACAGGGGATATGATCTTAAAGAAAGCCATGGCATGTGCTGATATTCCTATTCAGATGGAATCAGTTGGTACACAAATGACGCCACAAGTGAAAGGTCCAAGTTGGAAGAGGAGAAAGTGTACAACAGAGACTCAGACGCATAGTGAAGGTGCTAGCAAACAAAAGAGGAGGAGGAAATCTTTGTTCAGTGAACCTAAAACAGATTCTGTGTCTCAAACCTCGGACCCTAGCACTTCTAAGATAGATTCCATGTGTCAGGTGGATAATTTCAGACATGTCTCACTGATGGATATCAGCAAGAGCTCAACTACGCAGGCAGCACaaacagatatatttttacGAATAGACTCTATGTCACAGACTAAGGAAGACGGAGGAGCACAACTCTCAAAAAGCATTGCAAACGAAAATGGACAAAACACCAAAGGAACAAGTAAGGAGGGTGCTGAAATGAGAAGCAGTTCTAAATCAGTTCAGTTCAAAACTAGGATCACTGCTCCTGGAGAGGGTCCTTTCTCAGATTCAGACACAGGGCCAATTCTCAGTGTAACAGAACACCAAGAACAGGGTGAAGAAAGGACTGACTCTATTGTAGCatcattttcaaagaaacatGATACTCTGGTGCCAAAGTCTTCTCAGATCTCTCATGCAAGTGACACTTTGGATCTAAATGCTTCTAGTGGTAGCAAGTTGCATGACATGGGAATACAAACTTTTGAGGCTGATTTCGGGAGATTCTTGCTTTCACAGTGTGAAAATTTGGACAGACCCAGACAAATGGAGAGCCAAGTACAGACTCAGAGCTCTGCCACTGATATGGATGTTCTGTTTCAAATGTCTAACAGAGAGACAAGGTCAACTGAGATGTCTACAGATACTCAGACCCAAACCGTCCATATGGATAACATCGAAACATGGGCAAACAACATGGAGACACAGACTTCCATAGATCCAGATTTCAACTCTTTCACATTCAATGACATTGAAACACAGACCTTGCCAGATCTGTCTCTGGATTCTGCGGAGGAATCCAGCTTCATGAACGATTTCTCACTGACCAGCATTCAAACTCAGACCATGGAAGACGATCTGTACCAGAGTCTCTCAACCCAGACGGACAGCTTCATGGATATGTTTGACTTCTCTCTGACCAGCATTCACACACAGACCACTGGACAAAGTGACCATGCTTCAACACAGACAAATCAGCCATGTGTGGAGGTTAATGAGATGGGGGTAGGGAGTGATTTTAGCGATGTGATATACTCCTCCAATACAGAAACTCAGACCGCTGATCTCAGTCTctccaacacacacacacagaccaCATGGGACGACCTGGATAATCTGCTGAGGGAGTTTCAGAAGTGA